AAAAGTGTTAGTTGCAGATCCAATGTCTCTAACGATCTCACCTGTTTTTAATTCTCCATCAGATTATGATTCTTTTTCTTTATTCATAGCTGGAGTTTGTTATTCCATCCAAGTGTTCAGTGATTTTTCCGGCCTCACAGATATGGCACGTTCCGTTGCTTTATATTTAGGATTTGAAACTCCAGAGAATTTCAAAGCTCCCTTTTTCTCAACATCAGGAAGGGAATTATGGAAAAGATGGCATATCACTTTATCCTTTTGGTTGCGTGATTATATTTATTTTCCATTAGGTGGATCAAAAAAAGGGGAGATACGTACTTACTTAAATCTAATTATCATAATGACATTGGGTGGATTTTGGCATGGTGCAGATTACACTTTTATATGTTGGGGATTTTATTGGGGTGTGATTTTAGCTGGGGAACGATTTTTAGAAGGGAAATTAGGTCTTAAATTAACTCCGGAAAAAAATAAATTCCTCATTGTTCTGAAAGCTATGATTGTATTTGTTTTATTTTCCATTTCAGGTTTGATGTTTCGATCCAATAATGCGAGCAATATGTTGGATCATTTTCACGGAATATTCACACATTTTTCGTTTAGCTTGGAACGAATGTTGGTTGGTAGCACAAATGAATGGTTAGTCACGGCCACATCTTTGTTCGGAGAAGGTTCATCTTTTAAATATCTACATATTGAAAACTTAGAGCGAATTTTTTACACTTCATTTGCTGTTTTATTTTTTCACCATATCCAATATTATCCAGAATTTTGGATAAAGATTCGCAAACACGATGTTTGGTTAGTCCCAGCATTTGGTATCATTACTATCTTTTTACTCGCCACTCTATCACAAGATGGTGGAGAGTTTATCTATTACCGTTTTTAGGAGGAATTTATGGATTTAATAAAGAATCGATATCTATTAGTCCCA
The sequence above is a segment of the Leptospira sp. WS39.C2 genome. Coding sequences within it:
- a CDS encoding MBOAT family protein produces the protein MLFNSIPFLIFFSVVYLFYWAIPKEFRKGFLLIAGISFYAYFSLALTVHFLVVISINYLLYRKIHVTPTKIWIGLTVSLNLINLGFFKYVYFFSKVLADVTSYPFFQQVPNIIHIALPLAISFYTFQVIAAAVDTYRNPKEKTVKVEDYFLFVAFFPVLIAGPIMRMSDFFPNLDKLTPNKEKMYRASYLMMSGLVKKVLVADPMSLTISPVFNSPSDYDSFSLFIAGVCYSIQVFSDFSGLTDMARSVALYLGFETPENFKAPFFSTSGRELWKRWHITLSFWLRDYIYFPLGGSKKGEIRTYLNLIIIMTLGGFWHGADYTFICWGFYWGVILAGERFLEGKLGLKLTPEKNKFLIVLKAMIVFVLFSISGLMFRSNNASNMLDHFHGIFTHFSFSLERMLVGSTNEWLVTATSLFGEGSSFKYLHIENLERIFYTSFAVLFFHHIQYYPEFWIKIRKHDVWLVPAFGIITIFLLATLSQDGGEFIYYRF